Part of the Spartobacteria bacterium genome, AACGACGAACCAAAAATCATGAATAACCAAGAAGAAAATTCATCCCTTCCAAAGCCCTCAGCCTTCACCTTTCACCCCTCATCCCTCTCTTCTCTTCTGCCCGGACGCGAAAATATCTACAACAAGGGCGTGGTGCTGGGGTTCTCTAAACAGGAAATCGATGAAAAATTTGATGCGATTGTGTGTATGATGTTAATGTGTATGATGACAAGTATTATGTCAGGAAGGTAATTATATGAGTACATTGACAATAGAAGCGTCAGATGTGGAATGGCGTAATATCATCACGGATGCCATGATGGGAGTCACTTCGATTATAACAAAGGCTGGCGAACCGATTGCAGAGGTAAAGCCTGTAAGTCGGAAACAAGTAAAACCTATGTTTGGTTGTGCGCGGGGTAAAATAAAAATGGCTGCTGACTTCAATCAGCCTTTGGAAGATTTTCAGGATTATATGTGATGAATATATTACTGG contains:
- a CDS encoding DUF2281 domain-containing protein, whose protein sequence is MSTLTIEASDVEWRNIITDAMMGVTSIITKAGEPIAEVKPVSRKQVKPMFGCARGKIKMAADFNQPLEDFQDYM